In the Phaeobacter piscinae genome, CAGAAATAAAAATAATGATAAGCCCCGCGTTTCACACCGGCCCGCCGCGCGCCGCGCCAGTGCTCGCGGAATTTTGGATCCGCCAGATCGCCGCCTTCGGTCGCCTTGAGATAGGCAAAGCTGATGCCCGCCGCTTTCGCCCGTTGCCAGTCGATGTCACCCTGCCAGCGCGAAACATCAATCCCGTGGATCGGATAGGACCAGGGCGTGCGGCCATCCCAGGGGTGTGGATCACTGTCGCCAAATTTGGGATGGGTGATCAACCGCGCGCGCGCCACGGCGAGGCTGGCAGCGGTCTCCCCCGGCTGGACCGGCTGACCGATCGGCGGTGAAGGCGGCGCGACATATGAGGTGCGTGACCCGCAAGAGGCCAGCATCAACACTGCTGCAATCAACAGCCAAAGTCTGCTCATATGGACCTGCCCTGATCTGCCCCGGATCTGCGTGCAATGCCACGCTTTGCCTCAGTAAAGCGCGACCGGCCGATCAGAGCAATGACCAAGGCATCCCCATGCCGCAATCAGCAAAACACCGCGACGTCAGATCCATTTGGCCATTGGTGGCAGGCTCATCAGCACCGCATTGGCATCATGACCGGTTTCGAGCCCGAATTTGGTTCCGCGGTCATAGACCAGATTATACTCCGCATAGAGGCCACGATGGACCAGTTGAATGTCCTTTTCCGGTGCGCCAAATGCCATCGGCCGTCGTTTTTCAACCAATGGCAGATAGGCGGGAAGAAACGCGCGGCCAATGTCCTGCGTCAGTGCAAAATCAGCCTCCCAATCACCCGTGTTGCGATCATCCATGAAGATCCCGCCAACGCCTCGCGCCCGGTTGCGGTGGGGGATATAGAAATACTCATCCGCCCAGTCTTTCAGCTCTTCATAGAGCGCGTTCCCATGCGGTGCCAGATGCTGTTCCTGGGTGCGGTGGAAATGGGCCGTGTCCTCGTCATACTCAATACAAGGGTTGAGGTCGGAGCCACCTCCGAACCACCAAGCATGCGGGGTCCAGAACATCCGCGTGTTCATGTGGACTGCGGGCGCATGGGGGTTCTGCATATGGGCAACAAGGGAAATGCCGGAGGCCCAGAACCTCGGATCGTCCTGCATGCCGGGGATCCCCTTACGGGCCGCCATGGCAGATTGGGCGCGTGCCCCCAGGGTGCCGTAAACCTCGGAGATGTTGACGCCAACCTTCTCAAACACCCGGCCACCGCGCATCACGCTCATCAGGCCGCCGCCCGCATCGCTGCCATCTTCGGCGCGACGGGTGGTGTCGCTGACCTCAAACCGGCCGGCAGGCTGATCACAGAGCGGGCCGCTGTTGTGGCTGTCTTCCAGTGCTTCGAAAGCTGCGACGATGTCATCGCGCAAAGACTTGAACCAGGCCGCTGCGCGGGCCTTTTCGTTGATCATATCGGTGCTCATCTGGTCGCCTATGTCCGCAGGAGAGGTGGGAGATGGTTTAATGGACCGGCACGGCAACCGTGTCCAGCAACGTGCGCCCGCCGTCCAATGTGACAATCTGTCCGGTCATAAAGGCGGCTGCGTCGGAGGCAAGGAACTGCGCAGCCTCGGTCAGTTCACTGGGAGAAGCAATCCGGCCAAGTGGCGTATGCCGTTCGATATCCTGCCGATAAGCGCGGTTGTCCTTCAGCGTGGCCTGCATCGAGGCACTCATAACCGATCCGAAAGCAATGGAATTGACCCGAATCCGATGCGGTGCAAGCGACACCGACAAAGAGCGCGTCAGCTGATCGAGTGCGGCCGAGGCCACGCAATAGGCCATGAGCTCAGGGTGGGACCGACGTGCCGCGATGGATGACAGGTTGATGATCGCGCCATTGGGTCCGCTGCTGTCACGCTGTTCCCCCTGTTTGATCATACGCCGCGCCACCTGTTGCGACAGTCGCATGGTCGGCAGCAGGGTTTCATTGAGCAGCAGTTCCATCGAGTCGTCATCCGGATCCAGCGGATCGGTT is a window encoding:
- the hemF gene encoding oxygen-dependent coproporphyrinogen oxidase, with the protein product MSTDMINEKARAAAWFKSLRDDIVAAFEALEDSHNSGPLCDQPAGRFEVSDTTRRAEDGSDAGGGLMSVMRGGRVFEKVGVNISEVYGTLGARAQSAMAARKGIPGMQDDPRFWASGISLVAHMQNPHAPAVHMNTRMFWTPHAWWFGGGSDLNPCIEYDEDTAHFHRTQEQHLAPHGNALYEELKDWADEYFYIPHRNRARGVGGIFMDDRNTGDWEADFALTQDIGRAFLPAYLPLVEKRRPMAFGAPEKDIQLVHRGLYAEYNLVYDRGTKFGLETGHDANAVLMSLPPMAKWI
- a CDS encoding SDR family NAD(P)-dependent oxidoreductase, whose product is MSFSISGKTAIVTGSASGIGLAIGKQFAAAGANVMFADTDEAALLSELGTQADESNIRYFAGDLRERLTIANLLSATIDAFDEVDILVNGARQVVPTDPLDPDDDSMELLLNETLLPTMRLSQQVARRMIKQGEQRDSSGPNGAIINLSSIAARRSHPELMAYCVASAALDQLTRSLSVSLAPHRIRVNSIAFGSVMSASMQATLKDNRAYRQDIERHTPLGRIASPSELTEAAQFLASDAAAFMTGQIVTLDGGRTLLDTVAVPVH